One genomic window of Phaenicophaeus curvirostris isolate KB17595 chromosome 21, BPBGC_Pcur_1.0, whole genome shotgun sequence includes the following:
- the CCL13 gene encoding C-C motif chemokine 13, translating into MKIFSLALLTLLLAALWIGSQGLSFRSPYSKCCYKKMFIRQKIPAFLIRSYQKTPSHCSRKAVLVELLKGKKFCVDPEESWFHQYQQQQESTSIST; encoded by the exons ATGAAGATCTTCTCTTTGGCCCTGCTCACCCTACTGCTGGCAGCTCTCTGGATTGGAAGCCAAGGTCTCTCCT TCCGCAGCCCCTACAGCAAATGCTGCTACAAGAAGATGTTCATCCGGCAGAAAATCCCTGCCTTCCTCATCAGGAGCTACCAGAAGACACCTTCCCACTGCTCCCGCAAGGCCGTGCT TGTGGAGCTTCTGAAAGGGAAGAAGTTCTGTGTGGACCCAGAGGAGAGCTGGTTCCATCAgtaccagcagcagcaggaatcaACCAGCATCTCCACATGA
- the LOC138729800 gene encoding LOW QUALITY PROTEIN: PHD finger protein 7-like (The sequence of the model RefSeq protein was modified relative to this genomic sequence to represent the inferred CDS: substituted 2 bases at 2 genomic stop codons), with protein sequence MELKSRRRKRPHSPPTQRPAGLPEEQAAPSCSSPPCERKHQVPKEEVCRLCQRIDCDPEVVGQLCHHNGLSIHENCLYHASGLIQRGADEDGFYGFLFPDIWQELKRVAHKRCCICRLPGASVTCRGRRCSQTFHFPXGVDRGCISQFFKEFKSFCWKHRPVQRVQAVQQDQTLCLICQEVVAERPCYDTLVCPACTSAWFHRRCIQGQALRSALHHFRCPLCQDVDTFQKEMFRLGIKIPDRDAAWEEDGAFADHYQQHTSCDASQCLCPEGREEAEEKGPCRLLLCSSCGSCGTHQLCSAVEEDANCWECSGCSGTTPVRIRPAQRTSHSTPAPDTSAEEEEARILKGHPNTXLLSQPLSQKPCRSSLIKTGGAVNPDSCWNDGTPSSVEDAAPLDSEIIEISYRPGMGQFPSFAISIVTVDLYRLTSAAGQNKLFY encoded by the exons ATGGAACTGAAGTCGCGGCGCCGCAAAAGGCCACATTCCCCCCCTACCCAGAGACCTGCAGGGCTGCCAGAGGAGCAAGCAGCACCCTCCTGTTCTTCTCCCCCATGTGAAAGGAAACATCAGGTCCCCAAGGAGGAAG TGTGCAGGCTATGCCAGAGGATAGACTGTGACCCCGAGGTTGTTGGGCAGCTGTGCCATCACAATGGGCTTTCCATCCATGAGAACTGCCTG TACCATGCCAGCGGGCTGATCCAGAGAGGTGCCGATGAAGATGGCTTCTATGGTTTCCTCTTCCCTGACATATGGCAGGAGTTGAAGCGGGTGGCACATAAG AGGTGCTGCATCTGCCGGTTGCCTGGTGCCTCAGTTACTTGCCGAGGCCGGCGCTGCTCCCAAACATTCCACTTCCCCTGAGGGGTCGATCGAGGCTGTATCTCCCAGTTCTTCAAGGAGTTCAA GTCCTTCTGCTGGAAGCACCGGCCAGTGCAGCGGGTGCAGGCAGTGCAGCAGGACCAGACACTCTGCCTCATCTGCCAGGAGGTGGTGGCAGAGCGGCCATGCTATGACACCTTGGTCTGTCCTGCCTGCACCAGCGCCTGGTTCCACCGGCGCTGCAT CCAGGGCCAGGCACTGCGCTCTGCCCTGCACCATTTCCGCTGCCCGCTCTGTCAGGATGTGGACacctttcaaaaggaaatgtttcGCCTGGGCATCAAAATCCCTGACAG ggatgctgcctggGAGGAGGACGGGGCCTTTGCAGACCATTACCAACAGCACACCTCCTGTGATGCCAGCCAGTGCCTGTGCCCTGAAGGAcgagaggaggcagaggagaaggg GCCGTGCAGACTTCTGCTGTGCAGCTCCTGTGGCTCCTGTGGGACacaccagctctgctctgctgttgaGGAAGATGCCAACTGCTGGGAGTGCAGCGGCTGCAGTGGCACAACACCGGTGAGGA TCCGCCCAGCACAGAGAACTTCACACAGCACTCCAGCTCCTGACACTTCAGctgaggaagaagaggccagGATCCTCAAAGGACATCCCAACACCTAATTGCTTTCCCAACCCCTTTCCCAGAAACCTTGCAGATCCTCCCTAATAAAAACTGGGGGAGCAGTGAATCCAGA cagctgctggaatgATGGCACACCCAGTTCCGTGGAGGATGCAGCACCGCTAGACTCA GAAATTATTGAAATCAGTTACAGGCCTGGTATGGGCcaatttccttcttttgccATCTCCATTGTCACCGTG GATTTATATCGTCTCACTTCAGCTGCAGGTCAGAACAAGTTGTTTTATTAA